A portion of the Rubritalea squalenifaciens DSM 18772 genome contains these proteins:
- a CDS encoding type II toxin-antitoxin system Phd/YefM family antitoxin: MKAITYTSARENLAATMDKVCEDHDPVIITRKRNQSVVMLSLEDYESLQETAYLLRSPVNAARLAESIAELEAGGGVIKSLDDLEK; this comes from the coding sequence ATGAAGGCGATTACCTACACATCTGCGCGAGAGAATCTTGCCGCTACGATGGACAAGGTTTGTGAAGACCATGATCCAGTGATTATTACTCGGAAGCGTAATCAGTCCGTGGTGATGCTGTCGCTTGAAGACTACGAGTCATTGCAAGAGACTGCTTACTTGCTGCGGTCTCCAGTGAATGCAGCAAGGCTAGCAGAGTCGATTGCTGAGCTGGAGGCTGGTGGAGGCGTGATCAAGAGTTTGGATGATCTAGAGAAATGA
- a CDS encoding Txe/YoeB family addiction module toxin, whose amino-acid sequence MTIQFSTRAWEDYLYWQQHDRKVLKKINALLQDISRDDPYQGIGKPEPLKHAFSGFWSRRITDEHRLVYRVSDQVIQVAQARYHYI is encoded by the coding sequence ATGACGATTCAGTTCTCTACCAGAGCTTGGGAAGACTACCTCTATTGGCAGCAGCATGACCGAAAGGTTTTGAAGAAAATCAATGCCTTGCTGCAGGATATTTCCCGGGATGATCCTTACCAAGGGATAGGTAAACCTGAACCCTTGAAGCATGCCTTTTCTGGCTTCTGGTCACGACGTATCACCGATGAACACAGGCTAGTCTACCGTGTTTCGGATCAAGTGATCCAAGTAGCTCAGGCTAGATATCACTATATCTAG
- a CDS encoding alpha/beta hydrolase, whose translation MQTEPIIKSPIAVIRDVELLKDGTPMVYKKTEQGELTLHCFFPPGHEQTDHRTAVVFFHGGQWDNEMTSQFAPQALNFVSEGAVGIVVEYRVSSVHNTTPMEAIADAQTAILWIRKNNRYLGVDPEKVVAGGAGSGAHIALCAAMHKKVENDGFYSGKPDALILFSAIIDTTNKGIGMSKFASRREATRTSPTKNVRRKLPPMIFFHGVADPTVPVATVEKFCRRLQGKRNIARFVPFNRATHSFFNFNVNQQHFVQTLEAANGFLAEQGFLDLDPSVGQFVDY comes from the coding sequence ATGCAGACCGAGCCAATCATAAAGTCGCCGATCGCTGTGATCCGCGATGTTGAACTCCTCAAAGATGGAACCCCGATGGTCTATAAGAAGACCGAGCAGGGTGAGCTTACCTTGCATTGCTTCTTTCCTCCAGGCCATGAGCAGACAGATCACCGCACGGCCGTGGTCTTTTTCCATGGTGGCCAGTGGGATAATGAAATGACGAGCCAGTTTGCTCCGCAGGCGCTGAATTTTGTCAGTGAGGGAGCCGTGGGCATCGTCGTGGAGTACCGCGTTTCCTCCGTCCACAATACCACTCCGATGGAGGCGATCGCGGATGCGCAAACAGCCATTCTGTGGATCCGTAAAAACAACCGCTATCTGGGGGTCGACCCTGAGAAGGTGGTGGCTGGCGGAGCTGGCTCGGGAGCCCACATTGCCCTCTGTGCCGCTATGCACAAGAAGGTGGAAAATGATGGCTTCTACTCCGGCAAGCCGGATGCTCTCATCCTTTTCAGCGCGATTATCGATACCACGAACAAGGGCATCGGCATGTCCAAGTTTGCTTCCCGCAGGGAGGCTACCCGGACCTCACCCACCAAGAACGTGCGCCGCAAGCTGCCGCCGATGATCTTCTTCCACGGCGTGGCGGACCCCACGGTGCCAGTGGCGACGGTGGAGAAATTCTGCCGCAGGCTGCAGGGCAAGCGGAACATCGCCCGCTTTGTCCCCTTCAACCGGGCCACCCATTCCTTCTTTAACTTCAATGTGAACCAGCAGCATTTCGTGCAGACGCTGGAGGCGGCGAATGGATTCCTGGCTGAGCAGGGCTTTCTGGATCTGGACCCATCAGTGGGGCAGTTTGTGGACTACTAG
- a CDS encoding 3-keto-disaccharide hydrolase encodes MNIIKNTILACAFVLPVTVLAESPKAPDTAATDKTIKLFNGKDLKGWRPDVPAADHNKDIKPSFIVRDGKLVSMGRPLGHLTTNQVYSDYRLVVEYRFSGKKEDGSIKTGNCGVLVHSSTPRALYKMFPASIEVQMMSGSAGDFWCIEQDISVPDMEKRRPKGKNQKFGGSEGDARNIKNLTDGSEKTPGEWNTMIIDCVGDEIKVWVNGDFVNHGTGCTVSKGQIALQAEGTEVEFRKVELTPLPAK; translated from the coding sequence ATGAATATCATCAAGAATACCATACTCGCATGTGCCTTTGTACTGCCGGTCACCGTACTGGCTGAGTCACCTAAAGCTCCGGATACCGCCGCTACGGACAAGACCATCAAGCTCTTCAATGGCAAGGACCTGAAAGGCTGGAGACCAGACGTGCCGGCTGCCGACCACAACAAAGACATCAAGCCTAGCTTCATCGTGCGTGATGGCAAGCTGGTGAGTATGGGGCGCCCACTCGGCCACCTGACTACTAACCAGGTGTATTCCGATTACCGACTTGTCGTAGAATACCGCTTCTCTGGCAAGAAGGAGGACGGCAGCATCAAGACTGGCAACTGCGGTGTGCTGGTGCATTCCTCCACGCCTCGCGCGCTCTATAAAATGTTTCCTGCCTCCATCGAGGTGCAGATGATGTCCGGCTCCGCTGGTGACTTCTGGTGCATTGAGCAAGATATCTCCGTGCCAGATATGGAGAAGCGCCGCCCGAAAGGGAAAAACCAGAAGTTCGGCGGCTCCGAAGGCGATGCCCGCAATATCAAGAACCTGACCGATGGTTCCGAAAAGACTCCAGGTGAGTGGAACACCATGATCATCGACTGCGTGGGTGATGAGATCAAGGTCTGGGTCAATGGTGACTTCGTTAACCACGGCACCGGATGCACCGTCTCCAAAGGCCAGATCGCTCTCCAGGCGGAGGGGACCGAGGTCGAATTCCGCAAGGTGGAGCTCACACCTCTTCCTGCCAAGTAA
- a CDS encoding N-acetylmuramoyl-L-alanine amidase family protein has translation MPKRSLTPRPLLAILLSLLCTAGLSSAGAFSTVVIDAGHGGKDIGGSYGKVYEKHLALDTAKRVDYMLKRKGYRTRMTRDSDHFITLQKRASIGNSYRNSIFVSIHYNYTYKRHVKGIETFYYSSRSKALAQYIQNATLRKTGAVDRGVKFARYYVIRHAKNPAVLVEGGFVSNSSECRDCKRGNYRQDIAEGIVEGIVRYQSARRSGRVR, from the coding sequence ATGCCCAAAAGAAGCCTCACACCGCGCCCACTGCTAGCTATCTTGCTATCTCTGCTCTGTACAGCGGGTCTGAGTTCTGCTGGGGCTTTCAGTACGGTAGTGATTGATGCAGGGCATGGAGGAAAGGATATCGGTGGTTCCTATGGCAAGGTGTATGAGAAACATCTGGCGCTCGATACCGCAAAGCGTGTGGACTATATGCTCAAGCGCAAAGGCTACCGCACCCGCATGACCCGTGATAGCGATCACTTCATTACTCTGCAGAAGCGTGCCTCGATCGGCAACAGCTACCGCAACTCCATCTTCGTTTCCATCCACTACAACTACACCTACAAGCGCCATGTCAAAGGGATCGAGACTTTCTACTACAGCTCCCGCTCCAAGGCTCTCGCGCAGTACATCCAGAATGCGACCTTGCGCAAGACGGGGGCAGTCGACAGGGGGGTGAAGTTTGCCCGCTACTATGTGATCCGCCATGCGAAGAATCCGGCCGTTCTGGTCGAGGGTGGATTTGTCTCCAATTCCTCCGAATGCCGTGACTGCAAGCGTGGCAACTATCGTCAGGATATTGCAGAGGGAATCGTCGAGGGCATCGTGCGCTACCAGTCCGCCCGCCGATCCGGCCGTGTGCGCTGA